In Clostridia bacterium, a single genomic region encodes these proteins:
- a CDS encoding LysM peptidoglycan-binding domain-containing protein: protein MQIYTIQRGDSLYAIARTFKSSVNDIVNANRIPDPERLVVGQTIVIPITGSYYFVQPGDSLWSIGRRFNVNYLTLAQINRINPSQPLPVGLRLYIPPFPKVTAEVNAYIEPMGNAPSQSLLVDAREAAPRLTYLATFSYRVNRDGTLNSPPIQGIPEIARQNGNTLMMVVTNIEEGQFNGELGRSIIESTAVQELLFDNIIAEARRMGFRDIHFDFEFLPPDLRVLYTEFLRRAVNRLHAEGLLVSAALAPKTSAEQTGQWYEAHDYGAIGQIVD from the coding sequence ATGCAAATTTATACGATTCAAAGAGGGGATTCGCTTTATGCTATAGCGCGGACGTTTAAATCTTCGGTCAACGATATTGTCAATGCCAATCGTATTCCTGATCCTGAGCGCCTTGTAGTAGGTCAGACTATAGTTATTCCTATCACGGGAAGTTATTATTTTGTGCAGCCCGGCGACAGTCTTTGGTCTATCGGGCGCAGATTTAATGTCAATTATCTTACATTAGCACAAATTAATCGTATTAACCCTTCTCAACCATTGCCTGTAGGTCTAAGATTATATATCCCTCCTTTTCCTAAAGTAACTGCCGAGGTCAACGCCTATATCGAACCCATGGGCAATGCGCCAAGTCAAAGCCTGTTAGTAGATGCTAGAGAAGCAGCTCCAAGGCTTACTTATCTTGCAACATTTAGTTATAGAGTTAATCGTGATGGAACTCTTAATTCTCCGCCTATTCAAGGTATACCCGAGATAGCAAGGCAAAATGGCAACACGCTTATGATGGTGGTTACCAATATAGAAGAAGGGCAATTTAACGGAGAACTAGGGCGTTCTATAATCGAAAGCACTGCGGTGCAAGAACTGTTGTTTGATAATATCATCGCTGAGGCAAGACGCATGGGCTTTAGAGATATACATTTTGATTTTGAATTTTTGCCGCCAGATTTGAGAGTTCTTTATACTGAGTTTTTGCGCCGAGCAGTCAACAGGCTTCATGCAGAAGGTCTGTTGGTTTCAGCAGCGCTCGCCCCTAAGACCAGCGCGGAACAAACAGGACAATGGTACGAAGCGCATGATTATGGCGCGATAGGTCAAATTGTGGAT